One Malania oleifera isolate guangnan ecotype guangnan chromosome 9, ASM2987363v1, whole genome shotgun sequence DNA segment encodes these proteins:
- the LOC131163590 gene encoding uncharacterized protein LOC131163590, producing METSSQPFRVPTTVRSARCELSSSDLQNTRYFFAVPSNITVRLPSATESALDQKSEELCLYTDYLDLGLRLPFSLFVSNVLRFYRIAPSQLVPNSYLSLTCFAVLLLRLGHQPTVPLFRSCFQMRSHSAEKELYYFNSLPVRVRHLLPRLSPEEQATLKELRTLAERGVIPHEELLQERVLVQWGISPVSSNMDFTRYESLMGEARKQRVSRSRKKRREVERESFQREAPAVGDSGALTDEVPAAPPAHSQAQVEAIFHEPTRSASVLRRAVHAEDFVQAQCTLPDALSAKIRHTSYQLATMALAQEEKVAEMYRQTLDAREKYVLAQNQLHKTELREQALKAEIDRLRREEIPAREATAAASASRTAVKKYKGSNQFVIDTSKAYRVGFRRCRDQVRTKHPEIPLDGVSSHGYGEESPESAEDLEEDEEGEEEEEAGEGSKAN from the exons ATGGAGACGTCCTCACAGCCCTTTAGGGTACCTACAACAGTTCGGAGCGCTCGTTGTGAGCTCTCCTCGTCTGACCTGCAGAACACCCGTTATTTCTTTGCTGTACCATCGAATATTACTGTTAGGTTACCCTCTGCTACTGAGTCAGCTCTTGACCAAAAAtccgaggagctctgcctctataccgATTATCTTGACTTGGGTCTTAGGCTCcctttttccctttttgtttcTAACGTACTACGTTTTTACCGCATAGCACCATCACAACTCGTTCCGAACTCTTATCTTTCTCTCACCTGTTTTGCTGTGCTCCTGCTCCGCTTGGGCCATCAGCCTACCGTCCCACTTTTTAGAAGTTGCTTCCAAATGCGGTCTCATTCTGCAGAGAAGGAGCTGTATTATTTTAACTCTCTACCAG TTCGGGTGCGACATCTCCTCCCCAGACTTTCCCCCGAAGAGCAAGCCACCCTGAAAGAACTTCGTACACTCGCTGAACGGGGTGttatccctcatgaggagctgctccagGAGCGCGTCCTTGTGCAATGGGGaatcagccccgtttcctcaa atatggacttcaccaggTATGAGTCGCTCATGGGAGAAGCTAGaaagcaaagggtgagtaggagtaggaagaagagaagagaggtcGAAAGAGAATCCTTTCAAAGGGAAGCCCCTGCAGTAGGTGACTCCGGCGCCCTTACTGACGAAGTCCCTGCTGCTCCTCCTGCGCACTCGCAGGCTCAAGTGGAAGCCATTTTTCACGAGCCGACCCGTTCCGCGTCTGTTCTCCGTCGGGCTGTTCACGCCGAGGACTTTGTGCAGGCCCAGTGTACCCTTCCTGACGCTCTCTCGGCGAAAATCCGCCATACTTCGTATCAG CTGGCGACGATGGCTCTGGCCCAGGAGGAGAAAGTCGCGGAGATGTATCGCCAGACACTGGATGCAAGGGAAAAATATGTCCTCGCTCAGAACCAGCTGCACAAGACCGAGCTCCGCGAGCAAGCTTTGAAGGCAGAGATCGATCGCCTTCGTAGGGAGGAAATTCCTGCCCGAGAAGCTACTGCTGCTGCTTCTGCTTCCCGAACTGCAGTGAAGAAGTACAAGGGCTCCAACCAATTTGTTATCGACACCTCTAAAGCTTACCGAGTTGGATTCAGGAGGTGTCGTGATCAAGTAAGGACTAAACATCCCGAGATCCCTCTTGATGGTGTAAGCTCTCATGGCTATGGCGAGGAGAGCCCCGAGTCTGCGGAGGATctggaagaggatgaagaaggggaggaggaggaggaagctggAGAAGGGAGCAAAGCAAATTAG